In Levilactobacillus brevis, a single genomic region encodes these proteins:
- a CDS encoding NAD-dependent succinate-semialdehyde dehydrogenase, with translation MAYQTTNPYTNEVVKTYEDATPEYVEESLAYAQALYKKWRNDPVATRIPVLRKLAKIFKDETDSLAKVLTVDMGKLFVEAQGEVILCADIAEYYADHAEELLKPRAIETIAGDAQLENHPLGVLMAVEPWNFPYYQMMRIFAPNFAVGDPIVFKHAAITPASALAFEDAVRRAGAPAGALTNLFLSYDQVSQVVADKRVQGVALTGSERGGVAVAEVAGKYLKKNTMELGGTDAFIVAHDANMDDVKAIAPRARLYNAGQVCTSSKRFIVTENHYDEFLEALKDAFSAVKMGDPMDPNTTLAPMNSKKAKLHLQDQVDAALAGGATAYYVHEPIDSDGQFFMPTILTDIAKDNPAYGKEMFGPVAQVYKVKDDAEAVALANDSDYGLGGIVFAGSAEYGAELASQIETGMVFVNTFFSSLPELEFGGVKKSGFGRELGQTGISSFVNQELVVKRDRPNDNEFGGLVLPHKF, from the coding sequence ATGGCTTATCAAACCACGAATCCCTATACCAATGAAGTTGTGAAGACCTATGAGGATGCGACTCCCGAATACGTTGAGGAGAGTCTAGCGTATGCGCAGGCACTCTACAAGAAATGGCGGAATGACCCCGTTGCGACGCGCATTCCGGTTTTGCGTAAATTAGCGAAGATTTTTAAGGATGAGACGGACAGTCTGGCGAAGGTTCTGACGGTCGACATGGGGAAGCTCTTTGTCGAAGCACAGGGTGAAGTTATTTTGTGTGCGGACATTGCGGAATATTACGCCGACCATGCCGAGGAATTGTTGAAGCCACGGGCAATTGAGACGATCGCCGGTGACGCCCAGCTGGAGAACCATCCTCTGGGGGTCTTGATGGCGGTAGAACCGTGGAACTTTCCGTATTACCAAATGATGCGGATCTTCGCGCCAAACTTTGCCGTGGGCGACCCCATTGTGTTCAAACACGCCGCGATTACGCCGGCCTCGGCGTTGGCTTTTGAGGATGCTGTCCGCCGAGCGGGGGCACCCGCTGGCGCGTTGACCAATCTTTTCTTGTCCTATGACCAAGTCTCTCAGGTCGTGGCCGACAAACGGGTCCAAGGGGTCGCACTGACTGGTTCAGAACGGGGCGGTGTGGCCGTGGCCGAGGTCGCCGGCAAGTACCTGAAGAAGAATACCATGGAATTGGGTGGGACGGACGCCTTTATCGTGGCACATGACGCCAATATGGACGACGTGAAGGCGATTGCGCCCCGGGCCCGGCTCTACAATGCCGGCCAGGTCTGCACCTCGTCTAAGCGGTTTATTGTGACTGAAAATCACTATGACGAATTTCTTGAAGCCTTGAAGGATGCCTTCTCCGCCGTGAAGATGGGCGATCCGATGGACCCGAACACGACATTAGCGCCAATGAATTCTAAGAAGGCCAAATTACATCTGCAAGACCAAGTGGATGCCGCGTTAGCCGGTGGGGCCACCGCCTACTACGTCCACGAACCGATTGACAGCGATGGTCAGTTCTTCATGCCAACGATTTTGACGGATATCGCCAAGGACAATCCGGCCTATGGTAAGGAAATGTTCGGACCGGTGGCACAGGTCTACAAGGTTAAGGACGACGCAGAAGCCGTGGCGTTGGCCAACGATTCTGACTACGGGTTGGGTGGTATTGTCTTTGCCGGTAGCGCCGAATATGGGGCAGAATTGGCTTCTCAGATTGAAACGGGAATGGTCTTCGTGAACACCTTCTTTAGCTCCCTGCCGGAATTGGAATTCGGTGGCGTGAAGAAGTCTGGGTTTGGTCGCGAATTAGGTCAAACGGGGATTTCCAGCTTCGTCAACCAGGAATTAGTGGTGAAGCGCGACCGGCCAAACGACAATGAATTTGGTGGCTTGGTCTTACCCCATAAGTTTTAA
- a CDS encoding glucose 1-dehydrogenase has product MTDRLKGKVAIITGGVAGIGLGIAECYVREGAKVVVTANHNVDGGHAAVEKFGDDVSLFVQQDVAKEADWQKVIDATIAKFGKLDILVNNAGIGGVNTAIEDLPLEEWQKVIDINLTANFLGEKAAIKAMQKTNDAKGSIINVSSVAGLVGLPMAPAYSASKGGSRLLTHATALNLAQRGVDIRVNSVHPGWIDTAIIPDAAREQIVKTVPVGHLGKPQDIGEVCVYLGSDESGFANGAEFTVDGGQRA; this is encoded by the coding sequence ATGACAGATCGTTTAAAGGGTAAAGTTGCAATTATTACCGGTGGGGTAGCCGGTATTGGTTTAGGTATTGCCGAATGCTACGTGCGCGAAGGGGCTAAAGTCGTCGTCACGGCCAACCATAATGTCGATGGTGGACACGCCGCCGTCGAAAAGTTCGGTGACGATGTCAGTCTTTTCGTCCAACAAGATGTTGCCAAGGAAGCGGATTGGCAGAAGGTGATTGACGCCACGATTGCCAAGTTTGGCAAGCTGGATATCTTGGTCAACAATGCCGGTATCGGTGGCGTCAACACCGCCATTGAAGACTTACCCCTGGAAGAATGGCAAAAGGTGATCGACATCAACTTGACGGCCAACTTCTTGGGTGAAAAGGCCGCTATCAAGGCCATGCAAAAGACCAATGACGCCAAGGGGTCCATCATTAACGTGTCCTCCGTTGCCGGTCTGGTTGGTTTACCGATGGCGCCAGCCTACTCCGCAAGTAAAGGGGGGAGTCGCCTGTTGACGCATGCCACGGCGCTGAACCTGGCCCAACGTGGCGTGGATATTCGGGTTAACTCCGTTCATCCCGGCTGGATTGACACGGCGATTATCCCAGATGCCGCTCGTGAACAGATTGTGAAGACCGTCCCAGTCGGCCATTTGGGCAAGCCTCAGGATATCGGTGAGGTTTGTGTCTACTTGGGGAGCGACGAATCGGGCTTCGCCAACGGTGCCGAATTCACGGTTGATGGTGGTCAACGCGCTTAA
- a CDS encoding GNAT family N-acetyltransferase, whose amino-acid sequence MLTQNISPTIQLKAPALTDAPALFACIAADRENLSRWLPWVATTRAVADEDAFLKYCQNRIATQQLWLAVIWVAGQPAGMIDLHDFRDHQAEVGYWLGHDSREQGVMTRCLAAVEAVAFHDLGLHVIDILVDPQNLASRAVAERRGFHQDGILREHLPSVRGGYQDAVTYSKLSREFTP is encoded by the coding sequence ATGTTGACGCAAAACATCTCTCCTACCATTCAGCTCAAAGCACCGGCACTCACCGACGCACCGGCACTCTTCGCCTGTATCGCGGCCGACCGTGAGAACCTATCCCGCTGGTTGCCCTGGGTAGCGACCACCCGCGCAGTCGCTGACGAAGACGCCTTTCTCAAATACTGTCAAAACCGAATCGCCACGCAACAGCTGTGGCTCGCCGTCATCTGGGTGGCGGGTCAGCCCGCTGGCATGATTGACCTCCATGATTTTCGCGATCATCAGGCTGAAGTCGGTTACTGGCTAGGCCACGATTCCCGGGAGCAAGGCGTCATGACCCGTTGTCTGGCGGCCGTCGAAGCGGTGGCCTTTCACGACCTCGGTCTGCACGTCATCGATATTCTAGTCGACCCGCAGAATCTAGCCAGTCGTGCGGTGGCCGAACGTCGCGGTTTCCACCAAGATGGGATTTTGCGTGAGCACCTTCCCTCAGTTCGCGGTGGCTATCAAGACGCGGTGACCTATTCAAAATTAAGTCGAGAATTCACCCCCTGA
- a CDS encoding GNAT family N-acetyltransferase, with product MKSRLLTTLSTHLMTPVVSDAPALFALIDQDRANLARWMPRTANIQSVADEAAFLLKSRERIAANQFWLAVIWVGSHPAGTIDLHAFKDGHAEVGYWLGRDFQGRGIMPHVLGIVENVAFNQLGLHKLELLIATANTRSQAVALRRGFHQDAILREHLLTATGDYDDAIVYSKLKHDR from the coding sequence TCCCGTCTACTGACTACTTTATCCACTCACCTGATGACGCCGGTCGTTAGTGATGCCCCGGCGCTATTTGCGTTGATCGACCAAGATCGCGCGAACCTAGCGCGCTGGATGCCGCGTACCGCTAACATTCAGTCCGTCGCAGACGAAGCGGCCTTTCTCCTCAAATCACGTGAGCGGATTGCCGCCAATCAATTCTGGCTGGCCGTTATCTGGGTGGGTAGCCATCCCGCCGGTACGATTGACCTCCATGCCTTCAAGGACGGTCACGCCGAGGTGGGCTACTGGCTGGGCCGTGACTTTCAGGGCCGCGGCATCATGCCCCACGTGTTGGGTATCGTGGAGAACGTGGCCTTCAACCAACTCGGCCTGCACAAACTGGAATTGCTGATTGCGACCGCCAATACCCGGAGTCAAGCGGTGGCCTTACGTCGGGGCTTCCACCAGGATGCAATCCTCCGCGAACACCTGCTGACGGCGACCGGTGATTATGACGACGCCATCGTTTATTCGAAATTAAAACACGACCGCTAG